The following are encoded together in the Kribbella sp. CA-293567 genome:
- a CDS encoding endonuclease/exonuclease/phosphatase family protein — MVLTVGTFNLNNLFDRWNFAGAVEALAAGTSSVPATYTFDSEDRRRLQLDGRGKLLVSKPAADTGRIAERLLAADVDVWVVQEVENVDVLREFNREHLNGEYQHVMVIDGNDATRFIDIGVLSRRPIGGVTSYQRVFHPDVPSRPIFSRDLVEAEILDARGRRILTVFGTHLKSKFVDFTVDDAAAAAAEAQLLRQRQAETIVRIIAARTSSRQRYLLCGDMNDTPDSTALACFQQSGLVDALTAPTEVGTVKTTVELPASPAWTSTFKASGQPRSFDLIDQIWLSPALVPRLTGAFIGRRKKLARDGTDHDPAWITLDL, encoded by the coding sequence ATGGTGCTCACGGTGGGGACGTTCAATCTCAACAACCTGTTCGACCGGTGGAACTTCGCCGGTGCGGTCGAGGCGCTGGCGGCCGGCACGAGCTCGGTGCCGGCGACGTACACCTTCGACTCGGAGGACCGGCGACGCCTGCAGCTGGACGGGCGCGGCAAGCTGCTGGTCTCCAAACCGGCCGCGGACACAGGCCGGATCGCCGAGCGGCTGCTGGCTGCCGACGTCGACGTCTGGGTAGTCCAGGAGGTCGAGAACGTCGACGTTCTGCGCGAGTTCAATCGCGAACACCTGAACGGTGAGTACCAGCACGTGATGGTGATCGACGGCAACGACGCGACCCGGTTCATCGACATCGGGGTCCTGTCCCGGCGGCCGATCGGCGGGGTGACCAGCTACCAGCGGGTGTTCCATCCCGACGTACCGTCGCGGCCGATCTTCTCGCGGGACCTGGTCGAGGCGGAGATCCTGGACGCCAGGGGGCGCCGGATCCTGACCGTCTTCGGCACCCACCTGAAGTCGAAGTTCGTCGACTTCACCGTCGACGACGCCGCCGCGGCCGCCGCCGAGGCGCAACTGCTGCGGCAACGGCAGGCCGAGACGATCGTCCGGATCATCGCGGCCCGGACCTCCAGCCGCCAGCGCTACCTGCTCTGCGGTGACATGAACGACACCCCGGACTCGACCGCGCTGGCCTGCTTCCAGCAGTCCGGGCTGGTCGACGCACTGACCGCGCCGACCGAGGTCGGCACCGTGAAGACGACCGTGGAGCTGCCCGCCAGCCCTGCCTGGACGTCGACCTTCAAGGCGTCCGGGCAGCCGCGTTCCTTCGACCTGATCGACCAGATCTGGTTGTCGCCGGCCCTGGTGCCGAGGCTGACCGGCGCCTTCATCGGCCGCCGCAAGAAGCTCGCCCGCGACGGTACCGATCACGATCCGGCCTGGATCACCCTGGACCTCTGA